Sequence from the Pirellulales bacterium genome:
GCCCACGGGGCTGTTGGAATCAATGTGGTTGGAAAACTTCGCGTTGGTTGCTCCAGTTTCCACCGTGCCCAGGTTAGCGCCGGTGGCATTGTCGCCGGAAAAGAACGTCGCTTGAACACCCGCGAAATCGGTGCCATTGTTCGATGCACCTGGGGGAACAAGCTGCCCGGTTGTCATTCCCCACCCAGTGAGATCGAACTTCGCGCCGGCGATAACGCCAATATTGAAAGTTTCAAACGCCAGAGGAACGCCCGAGGCAGCGCCCGCTCCGCCGTTGGTAACGTTCAAAGAATTATTGCCGGTGTGTGAGTCGGCAGGAGTGGTGTTTAATGCCGCGCCGTTTGCAAAGTTCCAGCCCCCTGTATTTTCGGGGCCAGACGCGGTTCCCAATTCAAAGCTCGGATCAACGGCCAGATTGGCCGCCGAAACGACTCTCCCAAACACAAAAGATACAATCCCCAAAGCGCCCGCGCAGACCAACGCGCGCCGAAATTGAC
This genomic interval carries:
- a CDS encoding PEP-CTERM sorting domain-containing protein — encoded protein: MAFRQFRRALVCAGALGIVSFVFGRVVSAANLAVDPSFELGTASGPENTGGWNFANGAALNTTPADSHTGNNSLNVTNGGAGAASGVPLAFETFNIGVIAGAKFDLTGWGMTTGQLVPPGASNNGTDFAGVQATFFSGDNATGANLGTVETGATNAKFSNHIDSNSPVGQWIALDTGIFTAPAGAQSIQIFGIAVFPQEAIPAGNGVFIDDLDLEAVPEPATLSLLGLGLVGFGLVARRRFR